GGCCGGTTGCGCCCTCAGTACCGAGGCGCTGTAGCGCCAGCTGAGCGGCTTCGCGGCCTACGCGCGTGATTGACGGCCAGATAAACGCATCATCGCGCCCGCTTTCCAGCGAGAAATTTTGTTTACCGAAACTGGCCTGGGCGAACTCAACGCGGCTTTCAAACAGTTCGTTATACAGTTGATGCGGATGGCTGAGGTTACGCATCTGTAGTTCATAGGTGTGCCTGAGCCCCTGATGATCGTCCGTATGATCTTCAACCATGATGCCGCACGTATGCGAGTTCCCAACATCAAGGATCAGATCGACGCTTATTGCCGGTTGTTGCAACGTGGCGGTGCTGATTTTTAATTCAGGCAGCGGCAGCTGGTGGGCGAGAAGATGCAGGATATTCAGATAGTGCGCCTGATACTCAAATTCGCGCAGGGCCGTTTTGATATTGACCTGCGGGCGCTGTTCCAGCAGAGAAGCGCTTTCACTGAAGGCTTCACGCAGCCAGCCATCCACCCAGGTGTGATCGAGAAATTCGGCCAGGTCGTTGCTGTGGTGCGCCAGCGAAAAACTGACGCCATTCTTCACGTCATTTTCATTAAGCGCCAGCGATTCGTCTTCGCCATCGGGCCAGACTTTGGTATCAAACGCCAGCACAACCTGATGCGTATTGCCGCCAGCATCCGCCTCATCCAACGCGACGATCTGCACACGTGCCCAGTTATCCGGGCCGCCAATAAAGGTACAGGGTGGATTAAAACGGAAAAAGGGTAACGGCAGCCACTGGCCGTTAAGCAGCGTCAGCGACTGCTCCAGTGGAAAGCTAAACTCCGGCTTAACCACTTCTTCTGGCGTACCCGCAGCCTGAGGCAACAGGTACTTGCCGCTTTGCGGATGGTAGTTAAGCCGAAGCAGCGGGCCGTTTGCCGTCTGGCGCACAAACTTTCCCGGCCAGTCTGCGGCCAGGTCCGGCGTCAAAGCAAAGTCGAGAAACTGAATGCCACTATCCTGTATCAGCGTCATATTGGGCTTAAAGTCTGTCATTTTCGCCAGCATCATTATTTATTCTCACGCTTCATGGTCATTGGCAGCACCGTGTCATCGTTGTAGCGGCCGCTGCACTCGGCAGCGCCGATCGCATCCTGTTTGCAGACCAGCTCCGGCATCTGATAGCGAGAACCGTCGCTACAGCGCGCTTTGTTACGGCTGTTAATGACCAGATTACCCGACTTCATCAGCCCGGCGAACACCTCAACCCGACAGCTGACGCCATCACCCTGAGTCATACGCGCGCTGCCTTTACCATTTTGCAGCTGGTATCTGAGCATGGGCGGCGTACCGGTTAACGGAACCTTCATCTGCACCTTCACGCGCCAGCTGCCGTTGAGGAACTTGACCGAACCATTCTTGATGGAATCTTGCGGCATGACCAAATCGTCTTTCTGTGCCGGACGTACCTCCGCCGTCGCCACGGGAGCCGGCGCGGGTTCAGCAACGCGAACAGGCTGAGAAGGGGGGGCAACGGTGGCCGCCGCCAGCGGCAGTTTTATTTCCGCCAGGCTAATCACAGGCGTGACGGGGACTGACGCGGTAGGCTGCACGGACTGAGAGGGAGGTGCCGTCGCGGCATCGTTTTCGCCACAGCCTTTTAGCTGTACGCCAGCCGTGAACATCAACACGGCAGCCGGGACCAGCCAGCCGTAGCGCAACCAGGCTGCGGCGGGGGATTTTACAGGCGCGGCCGGAGGAGCGGCATCGCCGACAGGTTGAGTAGGCACTTCGCGTTTTTCACTCGTCTGCTCTGGCACAGGGACGATCGCCGGGGCGGCGCTCAACTGTGGTTCAACAGCAGCGGCAGGACGACTTGCCGCTGGTGCAGTGACCGGCGCCAGACGCGACAGGGCAAGCGGCGGGTCAACCTCATCGGGAGTCAAACAGTCGAAAGCATCCTGACGGAACTTTTTATCCAATGAGACAAAGCCCCAAAAGGTGATGACCGGCTTGCCATCGACAAGATAAACATAATTTTGATCGGGAAACTGAAGCGCCTTAGCGAGCAGGGCACCGAATAGCTTCTGGCTTGGCTTATCCGAGTTCAGGGCGCGTTTTCCGATCTCCGAAAAAGCACTCTGGCAAATTAGCAGCTGATTCAGTGCGGCGCTGCGTGCGCTGTTGCTGGCGGCGGCCCAGGTGGTCACCTTACCAGCCAGCGGAGAGTACCAGTCGATGCGGTCGCCAGCGTCGTTCAGCTGGGGGATCGCCAGGCAGTCAGCAATCTGTGACTGTTTTCTCAGGCGCAGGGTTTCGCGCAGCTGCAAAGCGGAGAGGTAAACCGGTTGTCCGTTTTCACCAAGAGCAAGAAGCGCATTAAGATTTCCACTGCGTAAGAAGATTTTTGCCACGCAAAATGCCTTATAGTCGGGTTTGAAGGTTACAGACGGGTCATAGCAGGCTACTTTAGTGCCGTTCGACTTAAACCAAATGAGCAAACAAACCCTAAATTAGTCCGCTACTTCGGGCATAGAACCGAGGTGGGCAAGGACAGTCCATCGTTATCGCTTATTCGCTCGTGGGAAAGGCCAGCCTGTTCAGTCGTTACAAACCGTTGTGCGGCGCATTCTGACTGATGCGGCGGCCCTAAAAGAAATATTCAGAGGAGACCTTTGATGAGAAAATTAAATCCAGAGGCTTTCCACATGAGGAAAGTATTCTGTTTTTGATGAAATAAACCGCCGCCCGTTAAAAGATAGTATCTTATTCTTATTCAAATACTTAAGTCAGAAAGCATCGATAAAAACCCCTCAAAAATAAAAATCGTACAATCAACAAATTTTCTTAAGAAAAGCGCCAAAAAACGCGCTGCTAGCAGCCGCAGGTAAGGCATAAATATAGGGGAAAATTAGCACATACAAAGATGCGCTAATTTTCCCCTATGCGCGCTAACATATCTCGTGTTACGGCATCAATAAGCTCTGGCTGGCCCAGCAATGTGTAAAGTTGCCGTAAATTCGGAACAAGCCTAAGCGGGAAACGCTGTTTTTATCAGGCTGGGGCGCTATGATATCAGGCTGAAACCACGCCGAGGAAATACCCGCATTATGTTGTATCGTTCGACTCTCGCCACTGTCGCCGTCACCCTGGCGCTTACCGGCTGTAGCCATAAAGCGGCAGAAGCTCCTGCTGCCGTAGAGATCAGCGCCGCCGAACCCACTCCTGCCGTATCTGAATTTGCCGCAGGGCCAACGCAGATCGATGTCTCGCACGTCATCACTCGCGCCGATGATGGCTCAACGGTGATCCTGACTATTGATGATAAAGAGGCGGGAACGCTGGGTCGTGGAGACAGCAAATCGCTGTTTGTTCCTGCTGGCAAACATAAGGTCGGAGGCTACGTGCAAACGTTGTTCGGCCTCGGGCGCGTAAGTATTCCGTCTGTCGACGTCACAACAGAAGCGGATCAGGCGGTCCACGTTGCCTATTCAGTCACCAAAAACAAACCCGCCTTTGCGCTAACAAACACCAAGGCCGGCTAATAGCGACTTATCACTCCCGTTAGTGCCTGAATTGGGCCAGCAACGTTTTTTCCCATAAAAAAAGCCCGGTGATTATCACCGGGCTTTTGCCGTTAAATCAGCTGATATTACAGCGCCATATCATGCTGCGCGCTTTCAGCACGTTTTTCATGCTGTTCTGGTGCGTTGATGGCTTTACCCGTTTTGCTGTCAATCACCGGTGGCTTGGTGAGTTGCAGCGTGGCGGCGGTATCATCCCAAACTTGCTGGGTCAACGACACGTTACCGTTCAGCTGCTGGCCATAGCTTGGCACGATAGCATGGATTTTGCTCTGCCACTCTGGAGAGTTGAACTCCTGCGGGAACAGCTTCTTAATGACATTAAGCGCGATAGGAGCCGCGGTTGATGCGCCTGGCGATGCGCCCAGCAGGGCCGCGATGGTTTTCTGCTCATCGGTAACAATTTCGGTGCCCAGTTTCAGCACGCCGCCCTTGTCGGCATCTTTCTTGATGATCTGCACACGCTGGCCAGCCTGAATCAGTTTCCAGTCTTCTTTACGCGCATTCGGATAGTACTCTTTCAGCGCAGCGAAGCGGTCGTCATCGGTCAGCATGACCTGGCCAACCAGATATTTAACCAGATCAAAGTTATCCATGCCAACATGGGTCATCGGCATAAAGTTGCTGGCAGTCGTGGTGCTGAGTAGATCAAACAGGGAGCCATTTTTCAAGAACTTAGTTGAGAAGGTCGCAAATGGGCCAAACAGCACCACACGCTTACCGTCAATAAAGCGGGCGTCCAGGTGCGGTACGGACATTGGCGGAGCGCCAACCGAAGCCTGACCATACACTTTTTCCGTATGCTGGCTGGTCACTTCAGGGTTTTCACTCACCAGGAATGAACCTCCCACCGGGAAGCCTGCATAGTTATCCGCCTCCGGGATACCGGTTTTTTGCAGCAGTTTCAACGCGCCGCCGCCAGCACCGATAAACACGTATTTTGCATCAACGCTGTGCTCTTTACCGCTTTTGACATCAGAGATAGTAACGTGCCATGAGTTATCAGCATTACGTTTGAATTCAGTGGCTTCGGCAGAGGTTTCCAGCGTAAAGTTTTTGTCTTTCTTCAGGCTTCCGATGAGCTGACGGGTGATCTCGCCGTAGTTCACATCGGTGCCTACCGGCGTCCAGGTCGCCGCTACCTTCTGCTGCGGGTCGCGGCCTTCAATGATCAGCGGTGACCATTGCTTGATCTGGTTTTGATCGGTAGAGAACTTCATCCCCTGGAACAGGGTAGTCTGCTGCAAAGCTTCGTAGCGCTTGGTGAGGTAGTTGACGTTGTCATCACCCCAGACAAAGCTCATATGCGGCGTGGAGTTAATAAAAGAATGCGGATTGTTAAGAATGCCGCGCTTCACCTGAGAGGTCCAGAACTGGCGGGAAATCATGAACTGCTCGTTAATATCCAGCGCTTTACTGAAATCAATAGAGCCGTCTGCACGCTGAGGCGTGTAGTTCAGTTCCATGTTTGCCGAATGTCCTGTACCGGCATTATTCCAGCCGTTAGAAGATTCCAGCGCCACGCCGTCGAGTTTTTCCACCATCAGTTGCTTCCAGCCCGGCTGTAATTCCTGAAGCCAGGTCCCCAGGGAAGCACTCATTATGCCGCCACCAATCAGGAGTACATCCGTTTTTTCAGTGGCAGGAGTTTCAGCCCAGCTGCTGGAGCAAACCAGTAAAGCGGACAAAGAGAGAAGGGGGATCGTTTTTCTGATGTTAGACATATAGAATATCAATATTAGTTAAAGAAATGAGAAAATATTTTAACGCAATTCACCCTTAAGTTAAGAACTATTTTCACATCTTAAGTGAAATCTCAATCTTTTTTAGTTATTGACCAATTACTTTAATTGCTTTTGTGGTTTATTTAATTTAATAAGTGATGTGAGATATTGTCGAATTAGTCAAAAAAATATGTTTTTTTCTATTTAATTCAGCTATTCCATAAAAAAAACAGGGTTAAAACACCTGTAAAACCTTACATAAAATAAGTGTATATCTTCTGATACGCAACTTCAGATATAAAAAACGCACAGAATGCCACCTAACGGCTTAACGTTCCCCGCCTATACGGCGCTACTCGTCCGGGAAAGCGTTGAGAAGGCCTCTTTCTATCTGGTAACGTTTTCGCTTTTGATGTGCCAGGATTAAGTGAGATGCCACCTAAGGAGCAGGCCGTGATGAAGGAATTTGATTACCAGCTGGATTTTGAGAACACTGATTTTCGCCAGCATCCTGAAAAGTACCGGGTGGGCCGCGGAGAGCAGGGGGTTTTAACCGTCGAGCCCTATAAAAGTGAGATCCTTCCTTACTGGCGTTTCAAAACTGCCGCTATGGCTGACATTTCAGCCAAAAAAATCATGCAGCTATTTGAATCCTACCGCGATGATGATGACTTTGTCGGCATGGATATGGCGCGCAAATTCATCCAGATGGGGTATACGAGAGCACGCCGATATGCGAATCATCCTGGTGGGAGAAAATATGATGCGCAACGTAAGATCCTGCCTTTTCAGCTTGACGAAGAGAAAGCCGAAGCTGCCGCTATTTTCAAGGCCAGCTGGGATCTGATACGTGCGGATAAAGACTATCTGACACGTAAGAAAAAACATCAGCAGCAGTTCGGTTAGGCGAGACAGGGCGCATGTTTACCTTAAATATACCGTTGATGGCGTAAGATGGGGCATCCGTGCCACCAAGATTACTCGAAATGAACCTGTGGATTATCAGACAGCAGAACGAACTTTTTGCTGTCTTTATCCAGCGCACGGATCGCACCGCTTTCAATATCATATACCCAGCCATGCAGACGCAGCGCGTTGTTGCGCAGGCCAACGGCAACAGAAGGGTGCGTTTTGATATTGTTCAGCTGAGCAATAACGTTTTCCTGCACCATCGCATTGACTTTATCTTCTTCAGTGTCGTAGTTTTTTTTCTCAACTACCGCTTTAGCGGCATCCGCATAGCGCAGCCAGTGTTCCACCGCAGGCATGGGGGCCAGGCACTGGCAGGTTGCGATAGCCTTCATGGCACCGCAGTTTGAATGACCACAAATCACGATATCACTGACGCCCAGCGCCACGACGGCATACTCGATCGTGGCAGACACACCGCCGGGTTCAGGGCCAAAGGAAGGCACGATATTTCCGGCATTACGGATAACAAATAGCTGTCCCGGGTCTTGCTGGGTAACCAGCTCTGGCACCAGCCGGCTATCTGAACATGAGATAAACAGCGCTTTGGGATTCTGGCTAGAGGCAAGGCTGCGGAACAGCTCTTTTTGCTCCGGGAAAATATCTTTCTGGAAGTTCAGGAAACCTTCAACAATGTGTTGCATAGCAATCTCTTTTTCTGGTGAGCGTTTGATTAAGGTGACATTTTGCATTTTATTGAGTGCAGCGACAACCGCCAGCGGTATAAGGGTAGCTCACGAGGATGAAATCAGAGCGATAAGGCATCAGATTTCATCATTGATAGGGTCGAGAGTTTATGTCACTCAACGCCCGAATGTACTTTAATTCATAGAGGGATATATGAAAATCATTGCGGCTTCATTCATGCTGGTTGCGCTTTTGGTCGCCATTTCTTCGTCTACTGCTGCTGGATCGAGTTGTTGGAAAGATCCTGATACAGGTTACCTATGCTGTCCGCATCCCTGGGGGGGGATTTACTGTGACCCGGCAACCGGACCAGACTAACAGCCTCACGCAAAGCAGCCGTTCAGGCTGCTTTTTAAGTCATACATAGTGATTTGGTATTCCAGTATGGGCTCAATATCGAACCGGATAGGGGCTGTCTAGATAAGGTCATGACAAGGCCAGCAAAGCCAGATTTCACGTACCGCTATCTTGGTGCGTATAATGTATATTATGTTAAATTGCATATTATGAGTACTTAGTTGATATACCTTTCGCAGACGGTGCTCAAACTACTGACCTCCCCCATATCATTTCGCTGCTCAGCGTTGTCTTCTTTTTGTGAACTGCTTTCGTTGAACAGCTTGCAATCCTGTGGTCGAACCCTGTTTTTGAATTTCTTCAATTATTGCTAATGATCGATTATCGAAGAAGGTTTTTCATTTTCGGGTGACCAATAGCCGCCGCTTCCATGATAGGTTTCTGCTCCCAGGACGAATTGGGTTTCGCAACGATTGCATGCAAAGTGATAATCGACGATGTCACCCCATACCATCTTTTCAGCGCACTCATTGAAGCTGTATTGGTTCCAGTTATCGGCCGTGTGAATTTCGGACAACGTCTTATCACTAAGCGCGGCTTTAGCGACACGAATGGCCTTTCGTAATTGATCCGGTGTCCTGATAATGTATTTAACACATAGCTCCTGGCAGTGCTGACAGCTCATTGAGTTGTGCCTCGTGTTATTGATAAATACTCGATAATTTCAATCAGCATTGTTCATCCCGCTTTCGCAGGCAAGCTCTGCGTGATGAAGACGCCTGAACTTTTCCCACCTGGCACGGAGATTTTCGGGATTGATAAAGGTTTTTAGCGCGTCCTTGTTCAAAATTCTTACGGTTAAATCAGCCGTGTTCAGGCAGCCTCTCGCCGCTTTAGTGAAGTACAGCCTTAGCGTATCTGGATTGATGGCGAATTCGTGACTGTCAAACAGTGCGTGGATATCCCTGCGCAGCAAAAGTCCATTGGTTTTTTCGGGAATTCCCCGATCACAGTGTGGCGTGAGATGTGCCGCTTCGGTAATACAACGCAGGCTGGCACCCGTAACAACACAGCGATGGTGACAGTTTTCTCTTACTTCGTTGGCGAACGGCGACTGGTCAGGACGAGTCATCGAGGTTGTCTTCACTCCCTCTCTATATGCGCGGTGTTGAGATTGTTGCTTCGGTAAATCAATATACGTCACCCCTCCCCGTTTTGCCGTTAAATTGCTTGGGGATCGCCCAGGAAACTCCGGCCAACGTAACATGATCCATCAAGACGATTTTCCGCGTACTGCTTTTAGCGCTTTTTGGGCCGTTAATAAACCTGTATAGACCAGATAGCTACCGTCCTGTTGTTTAATGCGCAGAACGACACGGTCGATTTTTCTTTTCGCATCCAATTTCCAATAGCCTGTACAACCGGAGCCTTTTTCTAAATCCAAAGTTGTTTTGCCTGTAACCCCATCTGTGGTGATTGAAAGGAGCAGCCCATGCAGGTTGAGGTCATAGATACTGCTTATTTCGGTAAGAGCAGTGGTCAAAAGAGTCATTTAACGCTCTGAATGTAGTGTGTATCGCAAGGATAATATCGGTGAAACCGGCTTCGGTGGGATACGGTTCTGCAAAAAGTGATTTTAGCATAGCGACTCCCTGGTAAATTTATCAGTATGCCTGAAGATTTCTAAAAGTGAATGGCGATATTATACGGGAATGGTAACAGCTTCAGCAGACATTAAATTATAAATAATTATTATATAACTCACTGGTGATAAAAGCGCGAAGCAACGAAGCCTTCCATTCATTTTTACCAAAATCCTTGACCCTTCTGATATATTGACGAATTAATATAGTCTTGACTTCTTCGTTAGACACAACCCCTTTAAATGATGATATGTCATCAATAATTTCTTTCAGTTTTGCTGGGCTATGATCATTATAAAGCTTTATAATCCCCAGTCTCTTATAATGCTTTATAATGGTAGGGTGGTGCGTCAGCTTGTCTTCAAATATCTTCCAAATGGCTTTTGGTTTGTTATTGCTGAATGTTATTTCACAATTAATAAATCTGAATTTAGGTATTTTATCAGTGTAGAAATTTATAATACCACCACATCCGCCTTCTCTCCAGTATTCTAATTTCCTTTCGTTACATGTTCCACAGATCCATATTAAATTTTTTGAGAGCAGAACAAAGTCAGGATGTTCATTTTTAGGTATGTAGTGATCAACTGTGTCAGACGGGAGTAAGCCGCAATTGGGACAAATGTATTGAAGATGCTCATCCTGGTTTTTTCTTACATCCTCTCTTAATTTTTTAACACCTTTGCTTTGACTGTCAAAAAGATAAATTAATGCGGATTTTTCATCCGAACTGATAGTTGAGTTGGAAATGTTTATTAATTGTTTTTTACCATATAGACTTTCGTATTCAGTGTACCTTTTTGAAATTGAACTTTTGATTCCATTAAGGGTTTCTTTTTTTTAAGATGGCACGCCTTTATATGTATCCTTCATGGCGGATACACAACTTTCAAAAATCAATACGTCATTAAATTGATTTGTTTTTCTA
This DNA window, taken from Erwinia tasmaniensis Et1/99, encodes the following:
- a CDS encoding SrfA family protein, which encodes MAKIFLRSGNLNALLALGENGQPVYLSALQLRETLRLRKQSQIADCLAIPQLNDAGDRIDWYSPLAGKVTTWAAASNSARSAALNQLLICQSAFSEIGKRALNSDKPSQKLFGALLAKALQFPDQNYVYLVDGKPVITFWGFVSLDKKFRQDAFDCLTPDEVDPPLALSRLAPVTAPAASRPAAAVEPQLSAAPAIVPVPEQTSEKREVPTQPVGDAAPPAAPVKSPAAAWLRYGWLVPAAVLMFTAGVQLKGCGENDAATAPPSQSVQPTASVPVTPVISLAEIKLPLAAATVAPPSQPVRVAEPAPAPVATAEVRPAQKDDLVMPQDSIKNGSVKFLNGSWRVKVQMKVPLTGTPPMLRYQLQNGKGSARMTQGDGVSCRVEVFAGLMKSGNLVINSRNKARCSDGSRYQMPELVCKQDAIGAAECSGRYNDDTVLPMTMKRENK
- the mqo gene encoding malate dehydrogenase (quinone), giving the protein MSNIRKTIPLLSLSALLVCSSSWAETPATEKTDVLLIGGGIMSASLGTWLQELQPGWKQLMVEKLDGVALESSNGWNNAGTGHSANMELNYTPQRADGSIDFSKALDINEQFMISRQFWTSQVKRGILNNPHSFINSTPHMSFVWGDDNVNYLTKRYEALQQTTLFQGMKFSTDQNQIKQWSPLIIEGRDPQQKVAATWTPVGTDVNYGEITRQLIGSLKKDKNFTLETSAEATEFKRNADNSWHVTISDVKSGKEHSVDAKYVFIGAGGGALKLLQKTGIPEADNYAGFPVGGSFLVSENPEVTSQHTEKVYGQASVGAPPMSVPHLDARFIDGKRVVLFGPFATFSTKFLKNGSLFDLLSTTTASNFMPMTHVGMDNFDLVKYLVGQVMLTDDDRFAALKEYYPNARKEDWKLIQAGQRVQIIKKDADKGGVLKLGTEIVTDEQKTIAALLGASPGASTAAPIALNVIKKLFPQEFNSPEWQSKIHAIVPSYGQQLNGNVSLTQQVWDDTAATLQLTKPPVIDSKTGKAINAPEQHEKRAESAQHDMAL
- a CDS encoding DUF4385 domain-containing protein; amino-acid sequence: MKEFDYQLDFENTDFRQHPEKYRVGRGEQGVLTVEPYKSEILPYWRFKTAAMADISAKKIMQLFESYRDDDDFVGMDMARKFIQMGYTRARRYANHPGGRKYDAQRKILPFQLDEEKAEAAAIFKASWDLIRADKDYLTRKKKHQQQFG
- a CDS encoding carbonic anhydrase, whose product is MQHIVEGFLNFQKDIFPEQKELFRSLASSQNPKALFISCSDSRLVPELVTQQDPGQLFVIRNAGNIVPSFGPEPGGVSATIEYAVVALGVSDIVICGHSNCGAMKAIATCQCLAPMPAVEHWLRYADAAKAVVEKKNYDTEEDKVNAMVQENVIAQLNNIKTHPSVAVGLRNNALRLHGWVYDIESGAIRALDKDSKKFVLLSDNPQVHFE
- a CDS encoding HNH endonuclease signature motif containing protein; protein product: MTRPDQSPFANEVRENCHHRCVVTGASLRCITEAAHLTPHCDRGIPEKTNGLLLRRDIHALFDSHEFAINPDTLRLYFTKAARGCLNTADLTVRILNKDALKTFINPENLRARWEKFRRLHHAELACESGMNNAD